A single genomic interval of Arthrobacter globiformis harbors:
- a CDS encoding LacI family DNA-binding transcriptional regulator, which translates to MTIPAAPAPRTQVTRKDVARYAGVSTAVVSYVVNGGPKKVAPATEAKVQEAIRQLGYRPNAAARALKLGSSETIGLVIPDNSNPFFSMLAHAVEDAAAALGYALVLTNSDGNLAKERRNIRNLAARQVDGVVLASVLFEPDLTDLETAEIPSVLLSHSGSSAGVTTVGVDLAKGARIAVEHLIGHGHTNIGLAMGTTTGDEADAREEGWVRALRDAGLPEGPIARSAFTRVGGYAAGQRLLASGHRPTAIFASSDMQAIGILRALHEAGLSVPGDIALASFDGSEDAEYSWPTLTTVEQPVRDMAEAAVRALVGADRGAPAEHRVFPTRLLIRQSCGCP; encoded by the coding sequence ATGACCATTCCGGCAGCGCCCGCCCCGCGGACCCAGGTGACCCGCAAGGACGTTGCCCGGTACGCCGGGGTGAGCACCGCCGTCGTCAGCTACGTGGTGAACGGCGGGCCGAAGAAGGTGGCCCCCGCCACCGAGGCGAAGGTCCAGGAAGCCATCCGGCAGCTGGGCTACCGCCCCAACGCGGCTGCGCGGGCCCTGAAGCTGGGGTCCAGCGAAACGATAGGTCTGGTCATTCCGGACAACAGCAACCCGTTCTTCTCCATGCTGGCCCACGCCGTGGAGGACGCAGCGGCCGCCCTCGGCTACGCCCTGGTGCTGACCAACTCGGACGGCAACCTGGCCAAGGAGCGCCGGAACATCCGGAACCTCGCGGCCCGGCAGGTGGACGGCGTGGTTCTGGCCAGCGTGTTGTTCGAGCCTGACCTGACCGATCTGGAGACTGCGGAAATCCCGTCCGTGCTCCTGAGCCACAGCGGTAGTTCGGCCGGGGTCACCACGGTGGGCGTGGACCTGGCAAAGGGCGCGCGCATCGCCGTCGAGCATCTGATCGGGCACGGTCACACCAACATCGGCCTGGCCATGGGCACCACCACCGGCGACGAAGCGGACGCCCGCGAAGAGGGCTGGGTGCGGGCACTCAGGGACGCCGGGCTGCCGGAAGGCCCCATTGCCCGCAGCGCCTTCACCCGTGTTGGCGGCTACGCCGCAGGGCAGCGGCTCCTGGCGTCCGGGCACCGGCCTACCGCCATCTTCGCCAGCTCTGACATGCAGGCCATCGGCATCCTCCGCGCGCTCCACGAGGCCGGCCTGTCCGTCCCGGGGGATATCGCACTGGCCTCGTTCGACGGTTCAGAGGACGCCGAATACTCCTGGCCAACGCTGACCACCGTGGAGCAGCCGGTGCGGGATATGGCCGAGGCAGCCGTCCGGGCGCTCGTCGGGGCGGACCGCGGCGCCCCCGCAGAGCACCGCGTTTTTCCGACGAGACTCCTGATCAGGCAGTCCTGCGGCTGCCCCTGA
- a CDS encoding DeoR/GlpR family DNA-binding transcription regulator, whose product MLPAARHQSIVDAVRRERVVRVSDLAQQLGVSLMTVRRDIEMLEESGQVERIHGGAKLPGDASTHEPGFELKSTQLTAQKRAIALEAAALVHEGMAVALSAGTTTWALAKELANGPRITAVTNSVKIADLFHHASASGSGRHASTVILIGGERTPSDALVGPIATAALRQLHLDLLFLGVHGMDAEAGYTTPNLLEAETNRAFIAASRKVVVLADHTKWGTQGISTIAKLEEADEVISDSGLSPDAQRILRDRVGRLRLV is encoded by the coding sequence ATGCTTCCCGCGGCCCGCCACCAGTCCATAGTGGACGCCGTCCGGCGCGAGCGGGTGGTCCGCGTGTCGGATCTGGCCCAGCAGCTGGGCGTGTCCCTGATGACGGTGCGCCGCGACATCGAGATGCTCGAGGAAAGCGGCCAGGTGGAACGGATCCACGGGGGTGCCAAGCTGCCCGGCGATGCCAGCACGCACGAGCCCGGATTCGAATTGAAATCCACCCAGCTGACCGCACAGAAACGCGCCATTGCCCTGGAGGCCGCCGCCCTGGTCCACGAGGGCATGGCCGTGGCTTTGAGCGCAGGCACCACCACCTGGGCGTTGGCCAAGGAACTTGCCAACGGTCCCCGGATCACCGCGGTGACCAACTCGGTGAAGATCGCCGACCTCTTCCACCATGCCTCCGCGTCGGGGTCCGGGCGCCACGCCTCCACAGTGATCCTCATCGGCGGCGAGCGCACGCCGTCGGACGCCCTGGTGGGCCCCATCGCGACGGCGGCGCTCCGCCAACTCCACCTGGACCTGCTGTTCCTCGGCGTACACGGCATGGACGCGGAGGCCGGCTACACCACGCCGAACCTCCTGGAGGCGGAAACCAACCGCGCCTTTATCGCCGCGTCCCGCAAGGTGGTGGTCCTGGCGGACCACACCAAGTGGGGCACCCAGGGAATCAGCACCATCGCCAAACTTGAGGAAGCCGACGAGGTGATCAGCGATTCCGGCCTATCCCCCGACGCCCAGCGGATCCTCCGGGACCGGGTGGGCCGGCTCCGGCTGGTTTAG